The following coding sequences lie in one Apium graveolens cultivar Ventura chromosome 3, ASM990537v1, whole genome shotgun sequence genomic window:
- the LOC141715033 gene encoding uncharacterized protein LOC141715033, with translation MCRWLMYLRRLSPSKKLRSSLMKQRRMTIPTIPRGELRGGTASIDHIFEVNKDRGIFKKLEHLTSWQSRDKKKYCEYHEFTGHDTHECRHLKDEIEELIKAGYLGEWIDKVKRRRGSDDKGKDESNRALEKNAREARHLSLSNIHSLEDRPPKIFKEESADITFRERESRWVHHPHNDALVITILIGTMNMHRVFLDNGSSANILYYNTYKKLGFPDSDMNFKEAHVYSFTGEAVRVMGSIRLPITLGEGALSVTQMIDFKVMDQNSVHNVLVGRPWLGAFRLITSRTHDHD, from the exons ATGTGTCGTTGGCTGATGTACTTGCGCAGACTGAGTCCTTCAAAGAAATTGAGAAGTAGCTTGATGAAACAAAGAAGAATGACAATACCCACAATTCCAAGGGGTGAGCTAAGAGGAGGGACAG CATCCATTGATCACATCTTTGAGGTAAATAAGGACAGAGGAATCTTTAAAAAACTAGAGCATTTGACTTCATGGCAGAGTAGAGACAAGAAAAAATATTGCGAGTACCATGAGTTTACAGGCCACGATACTCATGAATGTCGTcacctaaaagatgaaattgaggaattgatcaaggctggATATCTAGGAGAGTGGATTGACAAGGTGAAACGACGCAGAGGAAGCGATGACAAGGGGAAAGATGAAAG TAATCGGGCGttggagaaaaatgcgagagaGGCACGACACCTATCACTCTCCAACATTCATAGCTTGGAGGATCGGCCTCCAAAAATATTCAAAGAAGAATCTGCTGATATTACGTTTAGGGAAAGAGAGTCAAGATGGGTGCATCATCCTCACAACGACGCGTTAGTAATAACTATTCTCATTGGGACGATGAACATGCATCGAGTCTTCTTAGATAACGGAAGTTCTGCAAACATCTTGTATTACAACACGTACAAGAAATTGGGTTTCCCAGATAGTGACATGAACTTCAAGGAAGCACACGTCTATAGCTTTACTGGAGAAGCGGTGAGAGTTATGGGATCGATTAGGCTTCCTATCACGCTTGGGGAAGGAGCGCTATCTGTTACTCAGATGATAGACTTTAAAGTGATGGATCAGAATTCCGTACACAATGTGCTGGTGGGCAGACCTTGGTTGGGAGCATTCAGACTGATAACCTCGCGaacccatgatcacgattag